The Microcebus murinus isolate Inina chromosome 4, M.murinus_Inina_mat1.0, whole genome shotgun sequence genome has a segment encoding these proteins:
- the DDX39A gene encoding ATP-dependent RNA helicase DDX39A — protein sequence MAEQDVENELLDYEEDEEPQAPPESTPAPPKKDVKGSYVSIHSSGFRDFLLKPELLRAIVDCGFEHPSEVQHECIPQAILGMDVLCQAKSGMGKTAVFVLATLQQIEPVNGQVTVLVMCHTRELAFQISKEYERFSKYMPSVKVSVFFGGLSIKKDEEVLKKNCPHVVVGTPGRILALVRNRSLNLKNVKHFVLDECDKMLEQLDMRRDVQEIFRLTPHEKQCMMFSATLSKEIRPVCRKFMQDPMEVFVDDETKLTLHGLQQYYVKLKDSEKNRKLFDLLDVLEFNQVVIFVKSVQRCMALAQLLVEQNFPAIAIHRGMAQEERLSRYQQFKDFQRRILVATNLFGRGMDIERVNIVFNYDMPEDSDTYLHRVARAGRFGTKGLAITFVSDENDAKILNDVQDRFEVNVAELPEEIDISTYIEQSR from the exons ATGGCAGAACAGGACGTGGAAAATGAGCTTCTGGATTACGAGGAAGATGAAGAGCCCCAGGCTCCTCCAGAGAGCACTCCGGCTCCCCCTAAGAAAGACGTCAAGGGATCCTACGTTTCCATCCACAGCTCTGGCTTCCGGGACTTTCTGTTGAAGCCAGAGCTTCTGAGGGCCATCGTGGACTGTGGCTTTGAGCATCCATCTGAGG TCCAGCACGAGTGCATTCCCCAGGCCATCCTGGGCATGGACGTCCTGTGCCAGGCCAAGTCCGGGATGGGCAAGACGGCAGTGTTCGTGCTGGCCACCCTGCAGCAGATCGAGCCTGTCAACggccag GTGACAGTCCTGGTCATGTGCCACACAAGGGAGCTGGCCTTCCAGATCAGCAAGGAGTATGAGCGCTTCTCCAAGTACATGCCCAGTGTCAAG GTGTCTGTGTTCTTCGGTGGCCTCTCCATTAAGAAGGATGAAGAGGTATTAAAGAAGAACTGTCCCCATGTCGTGGTGGGGACTCCAGGCCGGATCCTGGCACTTGTGCGGAACAGGAGCCTCAACCTGAAGAATGTGAAGCACTTTGTGCTGGACGAGTGTGACAAGATGCTGGAGCAGCTGG ACATGCGGCGGGACGTGCAGGAGATCTTCCGCCTGACGCCCCATGAGAAGCAGTGCATGATGTTCAGCGCCACCCTGAGCAAGGAGATCCGCCCCGTCTGCCGGAAGTTCATGCAGGAT ccCATGGAGGTGTTTGTGGACGACGAGACCAAGCTCACGCTGCACGGGCTGCAGCAGTACTACGTCAAGCTCAAGGACAGTGAGAAGAACCGCAAGCTCTTTGATCTTCTGGACGTGCTAGAGTTTAACCAG GTGGTCATCTTCGTCAAGTCAGTGCAGCGCTGCATGGCCCTGGCCCAGCTCCTCGTGGAGCAGAACTTCCCGGCCATCGCCATCCACCGCGGCATGGCCCAGGAGGAGCG CCTGTCACGCTATCAGCAGTTCAAGGATTTCCAGCGGCGGATCCTGGTGGCCACCAATCTGTTTGGCCGGGGAATGGATATTGAGCGAGTCAACATCGTCTTCAACTATGATATGCCCGAGGACTCAGACACCTACCTGCACCGG GTGGCCCGTGCAGGTCGCTTTGGCACCAAAGGCCTGGCCATCACTTTTGTGTCTGACGAGAATGATGCCAAAATCCTCAATGACGTCCAGGACCGGTTTGAAGTGAATGTGGCAGAACTTCCAGAGGAAATTGACATTTCCACATACA TTGAACAGAGCCGGTAA